The DNA segment taaattctggcagatcttttgaaatccctcgacattttttaaagcttttaaaaattccttgaaattttaaagtataccctaaaatatttaaagacctttgaaacattttaattgttttggacATAccgtggaattttttaaaataacctgaaTAATTTCTtgtcctttggaatcccttcgaAGCAGTGAAATCTgatgaaatctcttaaaacttgttaaaactcttgaaaataccttgatatctttcgaaataccctaaaatatttaaaatcctttaaaattacattaaattattgaaataaattaaatattccttgaaatcttttaaaatgctcttaaatatttcaaatcgttcaaGATCTTATCAAaccccttgacatttttttaaactttcgaaaaCACCTTGGAATCTTTCTAAATACCCCAAAACATTTCAGatcctttgaaattctattaaatgaCTGAAATCGAttgaatattccttgaaatttttcaaaatatattgcacttttaaaaaaaaaatgttaaattttcaaccaaaacaaatttttttacaaaaagagatgaattttcaacaagagtgaGTTTTCAAGCTTTAAAGTTCAATGCTTTATACAACCGGTAACTTTAAACCCCAAAAGAGAGAGTTCTGTGCCGGTTATATCACTTTGAGAACgttaacgagaatgagaatattaccaagaatataaccgagaaataaattctctgagaatttatgagaatctcaaaatttattttaattcatagaaaagtgtagtttttctttaacttttcggttgaaaattcaactcttttttttttaagttttttattttattttaaagcttacctgcttttagcagaaattaaatctttttttgataaaaatgcaactatttggtagagaattgaactaatttgttaaaaatttatcctttttggttgaaaaaactcgtctttttggattgaaaattcaatttttctcgtagaaacttatttttttgttacaaaaattccatttttgatgttgctgagttaactggaatcttttttggatgaaaacacaacttttttgtaataaaaatctcttctgctttaagataaatttcatattttttgataaaaatgcaattattttctagagaattcaacaattttgttaaaaagtcatcctttttggttaaaaaatcgtcttttaggattaaaaattcaattttgttgctagaaaattatttcttgttaaaaaaattcatagtttgatcgtaaaaactcgactaaaatcttcttcaacaaaaaattaaactttttttttgaaaaattatctttttgatttaaaacttcatcttttatagaagaaatttcattttctgtatgaaaatgcaactttttggttaaaaatcgtttttctttccttgacaattcaactaatttgtttaaaacatttggttgaatcgctttgttaagaaatcacttttttttaagatttatatcttaagttgaaaagttatctcgttggttaaaagtttaattatcttgttataaattaatcttttttaattgaaaattcaactacttcggtcaaagttaaactacattgtgaaagttttttatttaaggcttatgtctggttgaaaatttaaatgtttagtggaaaatacttctttttttttttgtttagaattcatttttaacagaaaatggaacttttatattttttaggattgatattttttgttaataattcgcgttttttttgtaaaaaaaagatggttcaatttgaaatttcgtttttttgcgtaaaaatgcatcagtttcgtggaaaattgatcttttgttgaagtcatattttttgtttgaaaattgaatttttgtaaagaaaatttgtcttctggtttgaaagttcaataatttagataaactgttatttattttttgagtaaaaaatcattatttgttggaagttcgtctttttggctctacaattcttttttttttttgttgtataaatttcattatttttttattaaaatataaactataacactttttcgttgacaatttgtctttttaggtttaatattcagctattatattaaaaattcaattattttgttgaaagttccaatattttgttaaagcgttatcttttaaattagaaaacttttttttttaataaatgaatacatttgaaaattaaaaatttgtttatgaaacactgtaattcctgaatatttctgaactagaaaataatttttattcaatcgctgatataacctgaacaataaaaatattgttaaaaataataaattcttaaattctcttaaattcttttaaattctcctaaattctgtcacaTTCTCGGTTATAacacctgaacttaaattctcgggaactTAAGAACCCtaccaaaagatgagttttttacaacaaaaaaagttcatttttaaccaagcagtcgaaaatacgaactttttagaagaaattcgaattttcaacaaaaaagattatttttcgacaaagaaaagaagaaaataagaaaaagaaccaaaaaatatgaatttccaaacaaaacaaTACAAATTCTCTACGGAAAATATATTAGTAGACATTGCAGCCAAAAAAtagaaccattttttatttaaatttctttttaaaaatctcttgaaactaccttgaaatctctcaaaatatttcaaatcctttaaaatcccattaaattaccaaaatcaattgaatattccttggaatcttttaaaattcttgcagatattttgaaatcctcgacattttttaaagcgtttaataattccttgaaatttaaaaaaataccctaaaatatttcaagtcctttgaaactttttaaatctcttgaaaatgtcgtggaatttttttaaataacctgaaatatttcatattcttCGTAAACCCTTCAAACAGTGAAATCTCTCAAAgcttgttaaagctcttgaaaataccttgtcatctttcaaaataccctaaaatatttaaaatcctttgaaataaaattcttaaacatttaaaatcctttaagatcttttgaaatccctcaacattttttaaaactttttaaaaataccttggaaCTTTTCTAAATAccccaaaacatttttaatcctttgaattcctattaaaatactgaaatcaataaaatatttcaaaataacctAACTTATTTCAAACCCACCTATGACTTCAAGCCAAaatatattccattttataaataaatagttaaattttcaactgaaataaattttcgactaaaacagatgaagtttcagcAACAGTTTCGTTTTCAAGCATCAAAAATCAATACTTTATACAGCCGTTGACTTTAAAGcccgaaaagatgagtttttttaaacaaaaaagttatttttaaccaagccgcaaaaaatacaaactttttagaagacatataaaattaaaaaaaaaaaagtttattttcgacaatgaaaagaagaaaagaacccaaaaaaaataaattttcaatcaaaacaaggCGAATTATCAACGGAAAATATAATAGGAGACATTGCGaccaaaaaataaaaccatttttaattttaatttctttaaatttcttgaaactactgaaatctctaaaaatatttcaaattctttgaaatcccatttaatttctgaaatcaattgaagattccttggaCTCTTAAAATTCTTgcagatcttttgaaatccctgaacatttttagagctttaaaaaaattcttggaatttaaaaaactgcgctaaaatattttaagtcctttgaaactttttgatgctcttaaaaattctgtgaattttgtaaaaataccctgcaatattttaaatcctttggaattttttcaaagctcttaaaacttaaaaaaaaaaacttaaaacttgttaaggctcttgaaaataccttgatatctttcgaaataccctaaaatatttaaaatccttaaaaatgaaatttttgaaataaattaaatatccattgagtttttttaaatgcttttaaatattttaaacagttcAAGATCATTTCAAAttcctcgacatttttttaaactttcgaaaataccttggaatctttcTAAATACCCCAAAACATTTCAGatcctttgaaattctattaaaatattgaaatcaattgaatactccttggaatctttcaaaataccctgaaGTCTTTCAAACcctcctaagatttcaagtcaaaatatattctaatttttaaaaaaactagttacattttcaaccaaaacaaattttctacacaaaaagagatgaattttcagcaagagtTGAGTTTTCGAATATCAAATATCATTGCTTTATACAACCGTTGACTATAAAatcccaaaaagatgagttttttaacaacaaaaaaagttatttttaaccaaggagccaaaaatacaaactttttagaaaccatttaaatttaaaaaaaaaagtttatttttcgaccatgaaaagaagagaagaagaaccaaagaatataaattttcaataaaaactagaCGAATTCTCAGCGGACAATATAATCGTAGACATtgcaaccaaaaacgattttaatttcaaataaaaaaaaagttgaatccaaAATAATTCAACTCACAATTCAACTAAAGACaacgaatattcaagaaaatagttgaattatcaacaacaaaaaaaaggttttctactaaaaaaaggttaatttttaacaaatgatttgagttttcaagcgaaaacgttaaatattttagaaatcggTTGACTTtgaaacccgaaaagatgaattttcaatcaaattaaactttcaacatagagactaattttttttattttgaatttttaagcaaatatgtagttgtattttcaagccaaaactgCGAATTATTCGTAagatactggaatttttaaagaaaggtcattttcaactaagaaaaatgaattttcaaccaaaaaaagttaattttcaaacaagcaagaTAAAATTTCGAGCCAGAAACAATAAATATTCGGTAGAcacttgaattttaagaaaagatgacatttaaaaaaacttaaatccaAGAGGAcgatttttctatccaaaaaagacgaatattcgataaaataattgaaattttgattaaaaaagtgactttttaacaaaatggttgaaattaattcaaaataattaattttttcacgaaatagtagaatttttaacataaatagatgaattctaaaccaaaaagataatagtaaatttttcagttaatgaaGAAGACTAAGAGTGCAATAGAACTATTCGAAAAATTGTCAACCCTGTCAAAaggcacatgaattttcaaccgtaagatttgaatttttaacaaaaaattttctttgctacgaaaaaaaagacttttctattgaaaaattattaatatttaatcccATAATAAGAATAATCAACAGAACAATCGGATTTTCAtccaaatgttcgaattttcaaccaaaaaagataaaaattaaacgctgaaccaaaaaaaaaagaattaattttgaattaaaaacgatgaattttcaaaaactgttcaattttttatcaaaaaacataattttaacaaaatagttgaatttttattcaaataattaaatgttcaactaaataataaaattgtttaccaaaatcaaaagaaatgaattttgaaccaaaaatataatagaatattttatcaaacaaaaaagagaactAAGAGTACAATAAAACCGTTTGagaaattgtaaatcttgaaaatagacagttgaatttttaacaaaaaagttcattataaacgaagaaaaaaaaatttgtctaccaaaatatggttaattttaaattcaaaattttctgtaaaagacTTAGACctaaaatggttgcattttttttattatgttctaATAATTAAGTCCGAAATTAAGTGAGACTACAAAAACAAGTGGAAGTTTCTGGAAAAAATTACACATACTTTATACACAAGTAAATGCCAAAAATACATTCGGATATTTGTTATAGACATTCGtcactgattaaaattaaaaacataaataaattaaatgaaggtTTTAGATAttagaataatcttttttaaaaattttggaacggaaaataaaaaaaaaagttgtatgaaAGGTGGGAGGCAtaaaacacacacacaaaaacCGAACACACAATACCTTCCTAACCTacaaatattctacttttttacaATAGACTTGTAATTACTACCcttaaaagtacaaatatatcaaaatgtaattaaaaatttccctatttgtTAAAATAACAACCTTTAACAGATAAATAGggtctaaacaaacaaaaaatcccaACACTTTAACGATCATTTTTAGGTTATAGGTcacacaaaaacttaatttttaaccaaatttacttACATTTCTCGTCtcgtttatcaaaaaatcaacAGTGAAACCTACGATATACTCAGAGATGGGATATACTACAGGATGCAAAATAAATGTcagtacatgaattttttcagtttttcaacaaACATGCCTTTACCACGTTTTTGCGAAAACCGGAAACTAAAGCAGCTGTCAGCTGACTCCTGTCCTTCTAGGGATATTGCCCGTCGTCCTAGggaagttttatttttgtatggTGGAAGCACAGACTTAGCAGAAGAACGAAGCAAAGAAGGAGCAAATTTTGTGCATGTGTGCAAGTCAGTGCGAGTTTACGTAAACTGGTAggttatgaaaaattattaccatttattaatcaataaaattgtgttaaataataattctctGTTCTTATTGAAGGTAAAAATGTCGGCGATCAACGCAATTTATAATGCAATCTTTAAACGAACATCTACGTTCGCACTCACCATAGTAGTTGCCAGTTTCGTTTTCGAACGAACAGTGGACGTTGTAACAGATTCAATTTTCGAAAACGCGAACAAAGGGGTATGTAAtatttttaccttatttttaaaacctgaaaatcGTTTATGtagagaaaaaaagtatttagaagtttcgagATAACATAACCTAGTAAAAAGTCGGGCTCGAGTCGACTCCAAAGTCTCTTCTAGATTTTGAGCAGTCTTGTTCTATAATTACATATTTAGTGATTCTCTCGAAAGcattgtaaaattgatttttcatcttgcatttagaaaattaatcgtagAAATCGGATCTGGTTTAATTATCTGAATAATGTccgaattatagaatttttaagataattttttatgattcgtCGGAATTTTATCGcagaaattttttctcttattaCAGAAACTGTGGAAGGACATCAAAGACAAATATGAGAAGTAATCAAAATTCCAAAGGGGATTGAAGTTTAGTCTTACTTCTGAATCACTATTATAATCAATGTAAATAAACTGACATATAAGtatttctttttgattaattctCTCTTAATCCggttttaagataattttaattaaaatctaaaaacaatGTGtagatttatataatatataaatcagGGTGTCCAGCGACATTGAAAATCtggaatccttgaatttttttaactttgaaaacctaaaaatcttcaatttttcaggaacctcgaattatattttatttccttttaaaacagttttattttaatgaaatgcgaaaagtattttaaatcttttagtctattgcaaaagaaaaatctcgtttagaagaaattttggtattgaaaattttttttatttatcaagatataatttatcttttactcattatagaataaaaaagatttctaggcattttttgtagactc comes from the Belonocnema kinseyi isolate 2016_QV_RU_SX_M_011 chromosome 6, B_treatae_v1, whole genome shotgun sequence genome and includes:
- the LOC117174658 gene encoding cytochrome b-c1 complex subunit 9 yields the protein MSAINAIYNAIFKRTSTFALTIVVASFVFERTVDVVTDSIFENANKGKLWKDIKDKYEK